In one Candidatus Binatia bacterium genomic region, the following are encoded:
- a CDS encoding DoxX family protein translates to MNWFQIVRGLLAVVFFAAGANKLIQLDAAIENFAGMGLSSELVYLVGIGEIACAVGLFVPALFSASVVGMLVFMIGAIGAEIGVGAIPFPALITGGFVLVLWRLRPPA, encoded by the coding sequence GTGAACTGGTTTCAGATTGTGCGTGGGCTTCTGGCAGTCGTCTTTTTTGCAGCGGGTGCCAATAAACTGATCCAACTGGATGCGGCAATCGAGAACTTTGCGGGTATGGGGTTGTCGAGCGAGCTGGTCTATCTGGTCGGAATAGGCGAGATTGCCTGCGCGGTGGGATTGTTTGTGCCGGCTCTTTTTTCCGCATCTGTCGTCGGGATGCTGGTGTTCATGATCGGTGCGATTGGCGCCGAGATAGGCGTGGGGGCAATACCGTTCCCGGCGCTGATCACCGGAGGATTCGTACTTGTGCTGTGGCGGCTGCGGCCGCCGGCATGA
- a CDS encoding patatin-like phospholipase family protein, whose amino-acid sequence MPQLLEIRAGSRARQHLADHGFRRDDFTTLLGASGGPKWLVLAGIDRVLCERLLRDRSEMLHLLGSSIGAWRHICFAQQDPDAASERFRDAYTGQVYDEKPTAPEVLHEMERVLDATLGAHGEDEILRNPLIRTHILATRSRALVDTDHRAALLAGLGAAALANTFSRKALATFFERWVFHTGDAAFEFQGFSTRQTCLQAEALRPAVLATGAVPLLIPGIRDLPGAAAGIYRDGGITDYHFDFTFRRPAGLVLFPHFFTRISPGWFDKFMPWRGPAVADLDDVVQLAPSAAFIARLPGGRVPDRSDFETMSTAVRQQAWREVLRYAEDLGEELERLLAGDDLLEHLRPFPSA is encoded by the coding sequence ATGCCGCAGCTTCTGGAAATTCGTGCCGGTAGCCGTGCCCGGCAACACTTGGCCGATCACGGCTTTCGCCGCGATGATTTCACCACTCTGCTGGGTGCTTCCGGCGGGCCCAAATGGCTCGTTCTCGCAGGCATCGACCGGGTGCTCTGCGAGCGGTTGTTGCGTGATCGAAGCGAGATGTTGCACCTTCTCGGGTCGTCGATCGGAGCCTGGCGCCATATCTGCTTTGCCCAGCAGGATCCGGATGCTGCCTCCGAGCGATTCAGGGACGCCTACACAGGGCAGGTGTACGACGAAAAACCGACGGCACCGGAGGTGCTGCACGAAATGGAGCGCGTGCTGGACGCCACGCTCGGCGCTCATGGCGAAGATGAAATTCTTCGGAATCCCCTGATCCGCACGCATATTCTCGCCACCCGGAGCCGGGCGCTCGTCGATACGGATCATCGTGCAGCACTTCTTGCCGGCCTCGGAGCAGCGGCGCTTGCCAATACTTTTTCACGAAAAGCACTCGCCACTTTTTTTGAACGTTGGGTTTTCCATACGGGCGATGCCGCGTTCGAGTTTCAGGGTTTTTCCACCCGGCAGACATGTTTGCAGGCGGAGGCCCTGCGGCCTGCGGTGCTGGCCACAGGAGCCGTACCTCTCTTGATTCCGGGTATCAGGGATCTGCCGGGCGCCGCTGCCGGTATCTACCGCGACGGTGGAATCACGGATTACCATTTTGATTTCACCTTTCGCCGTCCCGCTGGTCTGGTGCTTTTTCCGCACTTTTTTACCCGAATCTCGCCCGGTTGGTTCGATAAATTCATGCCCTGGCGCGGGCCTGCCGTGGCCGATCTCGATGACGTCGTGCAATTGGCACCATCGGCGGCGTTTATCGCCCGACTTCCGGGGGGCCGGGTGCCGGATCGCTCGGATTTCGAAACGATGTCGACCGCCGTACGTCAGCAAGCCTGGCGGGAGGTCCTGCGCTATGCCGAGGATCTCGGTGAGGAACTCGAGCGACTTTTGGCAGGAGACGACTTGCTGGAGCACCTGCGACCCTTCCCTTCCGCCTGA